The segment TAGCAAATTTAGAATAATACATTTTTCGAATTATTAATCTATAATTTACACTATAGTAACACTATATAAAAATAAAATACAATATATTGCGAAGCTATTTAAACAGCAAAATATGTTAAAAAAATTTATATTAAACATTAGTTTTTGCTTGGCAGTTATTGCCTCGCAAGCGCAAGCATTGCTTCCAACAGGTTGGAATTTTTCTTCTCCCAGCAGTACAACACCACCAACGGGGTGGACATTAAATTTAGGTACCAATGGCAACACTACTTACGCTTTTGGAGTAGGCGATGCTATTGCCTGCAGATTAGATGCAACAGGTGAAAATATAGTGATTAATGTAGCTGACAAACCCGGTACATTAAGTTATTATTTAAGCCCCCAAAATGCAGGAAATCCTTGGGGAGGTCAGTTTGATATTCAAGAAAGTAATGATGGAGGAACTTGGTCAATAGTGCGTTCAGTTACTTCAAAAGCCACTACAACAACCAATTTTACAAATGGTAAGTATACCGATGTTTTAAAACAAACAACTCGTTTTGTCAGGTTTTATTATACCACTAAAATAGCAGGCGGTAGTGCTTCTATACCAGGTGGTAATATGGCGTTAGATAGTGTATTAATTACAGCAGCTCCTATTGCAGCAACCCCAACCATACAAGTTAGTGGCAACACAGGAATTATTGGCAACAATGGTGATTATACCGTAGGTAATGCAACCAGCTTTACTTTTAAAGTTAAAAATGTTGGATCAGCCGATACTTTAGTTATTGATAGTATTAATTTTAGTGGAAGTAGTGCTTCAGCATATGCAGTTACCAATACATTTCCTATTAAAGTAGCCTCAAAAGATTCAATGCTTATTAATTGTACCCTTAATACAAGCGGTAATGGTAGCAGGTTAGCAGCTATTAATATTTTTAACAACGATGTAGATAAACAACAATTTATTGCAAACCTATATGGTATTGCCGGTAGCCTTGCCACAGAACCTTTGTTTAAACCCGTATCAGTTACTTTTAGCAATATTACTGCATATGGTTTAAATGTTGTATTAGCCGATACAGCTACTGCTTCAACAGAAAACTACATAGTATTGCGCAAACGCAACGGAACAATAACAGAAGTTCCCGTTGATGGACAAACCTACCAAAAAGGAGATTATATAGGTGCTGCACAAGTAGCCTATATTGGTCAAGTGGGTTCATTTAAACCAACCTATATTTTGGCCAACAATAACTACACCTTTGCTGCTTTTGCATTTAACGGTCCTTCAACTTACGAAAACTATTTAACCAGTAATTTTACTTCATCATCAGTTCAATCATTGGCAGGAAATGCAGGTAGCTACTACAGTAGTATCAATACAAGTGCTCCTACTTTCATAGCAGATTTAAGTGCTAAAGTAAATCCACACGATACCATTTTTTATAGCAACTATATTACTACGGTAATCAATAATTTTTTAACCAGAGATACCATACAAGGTAAAAAAGTAGTGAATTGCGTATATACAGGCATTGCTTATGTATACAACGAGCCATTTGTGTGGAATGCAAGTAATAGCACAGGAATATTAACTAGGGAACATACACGTGCGCAAAGCACTATGCCTAGTAATACCGCTGCACAAAATCCAAGCTGGCCTCGTAGCCCAAGTAATTTAGAACTACCGGAATATAACGACCAACATAATTTATTCCCTGCCGATCAAATTAATGCAAATGGTGTTCGTTCCAACTATCCTTTTGGGGAATGTGTAACTGTTACATCTACTTCGCCAACAGGTAAAGGTAAATTGGGTAAAGATGCCAATAACAATACCATATACGAGCCTAAAGATGAGCAAAAAGGAGATTTAGCACGTGCTTTATTCTACATGTCAGTTTGCTATAACGGTATAAATGGAAACAACTGGAGCTTGCCGTCTAATCAAGGCTTAGCTGTATTATTAAAATGGCACCAACAAGATCCACCAAGTGAAGAAGAAATTGCACGTCATGAATACATTGCTTCAGTACAGCACAATAGAAACCCATTCATTGACAATCCTAGCTGGGCTAATTTGATTGATTTCAAAACAATGACATTGATTCAAAACAAAGTGTTAACGGTAAATGCACCCAATGGTGGCGAAAATCTTATTGCAGGTAAAACAACACCTGTTATCTGGTTGTCAGCAAACATAACAGGCAAAGTAAAATTAGAATATACTACTAATGGAACAGACTTTAATTTTATTGATTCAGTAAATGCGACTACCGGAAATTATTCATGGACAATACCAGCAGTAGCTACCAGCACTGCAAAAATTAAAGTATCAGCAACCGATAATTCAATCAGCGATTTGAGTAATGCCAACTTTACTATCAGTGTACCATCGTTACAATTATTAACCCCTGTAGCTACTGATATATGGAAAGGCAACGACAATAAATATATTACATGGCAAAGTGCTTTTGTTGATTCTATTACTATTGATTTAAAAGATGGCTCAACATTACTTTGGTCAATAAAAGAAGCTGCAGGTAAAGACAGTTTTTCTATTGCTGTACCAGATGTAAACGCAAATAATGCCAAAGTTTACATAACCGAAGTAAACGGCAGTTTAAAAGACAGCAGCGCTGCCTTTAAAATTGAAAAAAGCGTATCAGTTCGCGAAGTATCAAACACAACCTTTGTTGTATATCCTAATCCGTCAAATGGAACCATTTACTTTAATACAAACATGAACATACGCAATGCTACTTATGAATTGTTTGATGTAACAGGTAAGTTAATGGCTGCGGATAATTTAGATAAAACAAATGCTATCCATATAGCACAAAAAGGAATTTATATTTTAAAGGCAAGTATTGATGAAAAAACCATTATTAAGAAAATAGTTGTAGAATAGTCAATATCATTACCATTTAAGAAACTACTTAGATTTAAAACCTAAGTAGTTTTTTTATGCAATATGCTGAATACTAAAAGTATTGTTATTAAAGGTAAAGCTCTCGCCAATTTGCTTACCCAGCATAGCTTTTGCCAAAGGCGCTTTGCCAGATATAACAGTTACAGTTTGGGCCTCAATACTTACCTGGCCTAGTGCTACACTAACATAAAATAATTTGGTGTCACAATAAACTAGTGAGCCCATAATTACTTGTTTACCTACAGGCGTATTTTCTAATTTTAACAACGAAGTTAATTCCTCTTTGTTTTTAACAACTTGGCTTGCATTCATATCTCTCGCCAGTTGACTCATAGCTCTGCCCGTTTCATATTTATCGCCCATACTGCTTTTCTCTTCACTATTGGCTGCTTCTTGCGCTTCTTGCATAGCCTTTTCACCATCAGCTATATGTTGCAGCAAAATATTTTTGCAATGGGTAAACAGCGTTGTTTTATTAATAAGTACAATATTATCGGACATGTATTTGTTATAAATGAAAAGAATAAAATAAAAACAGCCTACAACTAAAAGTTATAGGCTGTTGAGTGAAATATTTTTATGTTTTATGCTGCCACTACTATAGTTGGTGCTACACCCATTGCTTTTAAATGCATTAAATGAGAACGAACAGCACTAGCCACCGTTGGAAATTCTTTGTAGGTAATATTAAATTCTTCACAAGCCTGTTTTACAATTTTATGTATTTGTGGGTAATGTACATGGCTTATGCGTGGAAATAAATGATGTTCAATTTGAAAATTTAAACCACCCAATAACCAAGTCATAGAACGACTTTTGGTAGCAAAGTTTGCAGTGGTGTTTATTTGATGAATAGCCCACTCTGTTTCAATTTTCATCGAAGTTCCATTGGTATCAACAAAATCCATATCTTCTAAAATATGTGCTAATTGGAAAACAACAGCAATTACTAAACCGCATACAAAAACAGTAATTAAATAACCAATAATAGTAGGTACTAAGCCGGCAAAAAATATTGGCAATACTAAAAATAAACCGATGTAGCCTACTTTTGTAATCCAAAATATAAAATGTTCTTTTAAATCCATTTTACGCAAAGGCGTATAATCAGAAATACGGCTGGCAAAATATTTTTTAAAGTCGTTTAAAAACACCCAGAATAAATAAGTTAAACCGTAAAGTAATAAACCATAAATATGTTGAAAACGGTGATACCATTTACCATCCTGATCAGCATGCACCCTTATAAAAGGTTTAATATCAATATCATCATCCATACCTTCAATATTGGTATAAGAGTGGTGGTTAATATTGTGTTTTTGTTTCCATAAATAGCTGCTACCGCCCATTACATTCAGGGAGTAACTCATTGCTTCATTAACCCATTTTTTTGTAGAATAACTGCCATGTGCACCATCGTGCATTACATTAAAACCAATAGCGGCTAAGTCAACACCTAGTACTATACATAAAGCTACGTTTAGTAAAGCTGATTCAGGAGTGAAAAATACCAATACAATATAAATCAATGCTAATGCCGTTAAAAGTATAGCAGTTTTACTGTAAAGCTTATAGTTTCCTGTTGATTTAATGTTTTTTGACTCAAAGTAATTTTCAACACGTTGTTTTAAAATGTTAAAGAATTCTGGGTTTTTGTTGTCGAATTTAATTTTTGTCATTTAGTAATAGATAATGAATGCAATATCAACTATTAAATGCGTACTAAATAAAACATAAGTCATGTTTTTGTAATTTAATAGTTACAGTTATTTATATTAAAAATCCATTCTAAAACGTTCACGTTTAAATTGTTGAAAGGCTAAAGGATTTGCCTTTAAACTGGCATTGTCAGTCCTTCGGGCAATAATATCCAAAGCTAAATAAAGGGCATTACGCATGCTGCTTTCATCGGCAGTTCCCTTGCCGGCAATGTCATAAGCGGTACCGTGGTCGGGTGATGTTCTCACCACATTAAGTCCGGCTGTGTAATTTACACCATCAGTAAATGCAAAATATTTAAAAGGTATCAACCCCTGGTCGTGGTACATAGCTAATACAGCATCAAATTTTTCGTATTGTTTAGCACCAAAAAAGCCATCGGCAGGATAGGGGCCAAAAGCAACAATACCTTCAGCTTGTGCAGCATTTACTGCCGGAATAATAATTTCTTTTTCTTCATTGCCAATTAAACCATTGTCACCGGCATGTGGGTTAAGACCCAATACGGCTATTTTAGGTTTAGGACAATTGAAATCGTTTTTAAGCGATTCGTTTAATAGTTTTATTTTTTTCAGGATTAAATCGGTGCTTAGTTTTGCAGCTACCTCTTTAATAGGTAAATGGCCTGTTACCAAACCCACTTTTAACTCTTCGCAAACCAATAACATTAAAAAGTTATGACTACCTAGTTCATGCGCTAAATATTCAGTATGTCCTTTAAAAGGAAGCAGCTCACTGTTTACCTGGTTTTTGTTTAATGGAGCAGTAATTAGTCCGTCCAGTTTGCCTTCCTTTAAATCGCGGGTAGCCCATTCCAAACTTTTAAAAGCATATTTGCCCCCGGTAGTATTGGCGTCACCTATTTTTATTTCAACTTCCTCTTCCCAGCAACTAATTAAATTAACCTTTTTAGTGTTTAACTGATCCATACTTTTAACAATGTTTACAAAAAAATCAGGCAGACCTATTACCTTTTTCCAATACCCAATAATTTTAGGAGAGGCATAGATAACAGGTGTACAATAGTCGCAAATACGAGGGTCACTAAGGGTTTTAATTACAATTTCGGGAGCAATGGAATTTACATCGCCAATGGTTATACCTATGATAGGAAGTTTACTCATATTATTTTCAATAAAGGAAGGCAATTTAACCAAGATTTTGAATACTGCCAGTATTACTTTTAAATAATATATAGTAATTGCTTATCTATAATATAATCAAAAAACAAATTGTTGAAACGGGGTAATAGTATTATAATTGTTTGTTAAACAAATAAGTCCATGAAAAAAATATACTTAATCAGTATTCTTTTTTTATTATACAGCCTGCAAGTCAAGTCAATTAACAAACCCTTTAATCAATCAGTGGGGTATATTGAAAACAAAGGCCAAATAATAGATCAAAATAATAGTTCTAATCCATCTGTAAAATATTTATACAATGGTAATGGTTTAAATATACAATTGAAAGTCAATGGATTTAGCTACGATACTTATACCATAGAAAAAAAACCAAAAGCAAAAAACGAAACATACGAAGAACAAAACCTTCGGGAAAAATTCAAAACTCCACAAGAAGATATTACCTATCATTTCCATCGAATAGACATAGAATTTATAGGTGCCAATACCAAGCCGACCATAGTGGCCGAACAAGCCAATACCGGCTATACCAATTACTATACCGCTGGTACCAATGAAGAGGGGGTTACTTTTGTGAAAACCTATCAGAAAGTAACATATAAAAACTTATATGAAGGTATCGACTTGGAGTTTGTATTGGACCAAAATGATAAACCAAAATACAATTTTATAATACATCCGGAAGCAGATGCCAGCCTTATAAAATGGAAATATATAGGAGCCAACAAAACCAGTATAGAAAATGACAAGATAATACTGGGTACAGCCTTTGGTAATTTAGAAGAGAGAATACCAATTAGTTATATGGCAGAAAACAGAGCAAACGTAGAGGTCAAATATCAGCAAAAAGAAAACATCTTTAGCTTTCATGCTAATTTATACAACCAAACCCAAACATTAATTATTGATCCTGTTTTATGGTGTACATATTATGGAGGAGTTGGTAGTGAAAATGGCAGTGATATGAGTATTGATACCAGCGGAAATATATTTGTTTGTGGGAGTGCATCCTCCAGTTCAAATATAGCCACAATTGGGTCTCATCAAGCAAGTCTTGGGGGTAATAGTGATGACGGTTTTATTGTTAAATTCAATAGTTCAGGAGTACGTCTTTGGGGAACTTATTATGGTGGAACTGTAAGTGATGAGTTCAGAAGTATAACGGTGGATAAACAGGGGCAAAATATTTATGCCGGTGGAGTTACAAATTCAACAATTAATATTGCAACCAGTGGTGCACATCAAACTGCCAAAGGCAGCGCTGGGACAAGTACTCCATCGGATGCATTTTTAGTTAAATTCAATGATTTAGGTATAAGAATATGGGGAACATATTATGGAGGAGGTGCCTATGACCAAGCCTATATTGTAACAACGGACTTTACAGGGAACGTTTACCTGGGTGGTTTAACAAATGCTTCTGATAATATAGCCACAAGTGGGGCTCATCAGGTAAATATTGCAGCGGTTCTATATTATGATGGATTTATTGCTAAATTTAATGCCTCAGGTACAAGATTGTGGGGGACTTATTATGGAGGAACTGGTTGGGACGCAATTGTCGGAATAGTTACCGATGTAACCGGCAATGTGTATGCTTGTGGTGGTACATTCTCAACTAGTGGTATTGCTACAATCGGGGCACATCAGGTAGCACATGCTAATATTGGTAGTGAAGATGGACTTGTGGTTAAATTCGATTCGTTAGGTGTTAGGTTGTGGGGAACTTATTATGGTGGAACATCACAAGATGGCCCAAATGATATTACAAATGATAACAATGGAGATATTTATATTTGTGGTCACACAACATCTTCTACCAATATAGCAAGTGTTGGTGCCCATATGCCAACTTATGCAGGTGGGCAGGATGGTTTTATTGCAAAATTCAATAGTTTAGGAGTACGTCTTTGGGGAACTTATTATGGAGGAAATTCACTGGATGATTTTAAGTCAATAATTATTGATAATATAGGAAATGTTTTTTTAGGAGGAGCTAGTTCCTCTACTACAAATATTGCTAGTAGCATAGCTAATCAAACAGTTTTGGGAGGGAGTAGTGATGGCATTGTAGTTAAATTTAATAGCTTTGGTGTCCGTTTATGGGCCACTTATTTTGGAGGAAATAATGGTGATGGTATAGGTAGTCTTGGTGTTGACTATGCGGGTAATATTTATGTATGTGGTAGCACATTATCCACGTCTAATTTGGCTACCTTTGGGGCACATCAAACAGCTTTGTCTAGTATTAGTTCAACTGATGCGTTTATAGCATCGTTTACATCTAGTGGTGGTTTACCTGTGAAATTACTTTCTTTTACTGGTAAAAAAGATAGTAGAAATATTACACTTACATGGCAAACAGCCAGTGAAATAAATAATGAAAAATTTGAAATAGAACGTTCTTTTAATAATAAGGATTGGGCCAAAATTGGCAACGTAAAGGGCAATGGAACGAGTAGCATAACAAATCAATACCAATTTACGGATAATAGTTTTTCATTAATTAATGAGCAACCGCCAAGTTTATATTATCACTTAAAACAAATAGATTTTGATGGTTCTTTTGAATATAGTAAAACTGTTTTAGTATCAAATAGTGGCTTTCAAGAAAATAATATATTACCCAATCCTTTTGTTAATGAATTAACTATTGATTTAAATAGTTCGAATGCAGGAATTGCTAAGGTTAAAATTACAGATGTAATGGGAAGAGAATATTATAACAGCAATGAAAATATAAGCGAAGGGTTTAATCAAATACAAGTTAATACTACACTGTTTGAAAGAGGTATTTATATAATACAAATACTGGTAAATGATGAAATAATTAGCAAAAAAGTATTAAAGCAATAAAAACAATAAACTACAAAGCTTTTAAACTTGCAATAATTTCAGTCGGATTACTGCTGGCAAACACATAATTACCTGCTACCAATACATCTGCACCTGCTTTCAATAGTTTTGGAGCGGTAACATCGTTTACGCCACCATCAATTTCTATTAAGCAAGAACTGTTTTTTTGAATAATTAAGCTTTTTAAATCAGCACACTTGCTGTAAGTATTTTCAATGAATTTTTGTCCGCCAAAACCGGGGTTCACACTCATCATACAAACCAAATCAATATCTGCTATTACATCTTTTAACAAATCAACAGAAGTATGCGGATTAAGTGCCACCCCTGCTTTCATTCCGGCTTCTTTTATGGCATGAATGGTTCTGTGCAAGTGGGTGCAAGCTTCGTAATGCACGGAAAGAATATTGGCTCCGGCATTTTTAAAATCATTAATATAACGCTCCGGCTGCACTATCATTAAATGAACATCTAAGGTTTTAGTGGCTAATTTTTTTAAAGGGACCATTACGGGAAAACCAAAAGAAATATTAGGTACAAATACCCCGTCCATTACATCAATATGAAACCAATCAGCCTGGCTTTGGTTAATCATTTCAATATCGGTTCCTAATTGGGCAAAATTGGCCGAAAGGATAGAGGGAGCAATTAAATGTTTTGACATACTGCTGCGAATATAAAATATAAGTCCGCAACATGAAAATAATTAGTTAATCATTTAATAAGAAGAAACCGATACCTAAGTTGATATTTACAACCGTTTGGTTATAAGAAACATCACCTTGTGGATATATTTTATTGCCCGTTTTATCGATAACTATAACATTTTTTGGTTTAGCATAACTTGAAATATAATCGGCTTCAATTTCTATAAACCATTTATCTTTAAGAGGCAAGTAAATGCCAATACCGAGCCCTGTAATAAAGCCAAAGCTAGAAGCTTGCGGGAACATAAGTGATTCTTTACTATTGCTAATTTCAATTTCGGCAGTTTTAGAAACGCCTAAGCCACCGAAACCTTTTATAAACAATGGTGTTTCCTTACCTTTAAATAGTAAACTGGCAATTACCCCCTGTGTGCTTGATTTTTGAAGTACTTTGGCATTATTGGTTGTATATATATTATTGGAAGCTGATCTTAAGTTACCGTCTTCAAGCCCATTGGTGTAGTAAAGATAATTTAAACCAACACAAAAAGTGTTTGCTAATCGGTATTCTGCATATAACTTATAGTTTTGACCTGTTGTTGCATAGCCATTATCAACATATAAATTAAAACCACTTGCAAAATTACCGGTAGGCATGGCAAATCCCGTTTGGATACCAATTTGTAGTTTAGGAGCTTGTCCGTATGTTTTAAAAGTTGTAATTAGTATTAATAAAAGTAGAGTTTTTCTAAGCATAATTCATGCAATTTTTGGTTAATGTTTTTTATTACAAAACAAGATGCTTCAAAATGCAATAATGATTATCTACACTCATAAAAATCAATGGACTTATTTTTTTAATGTATATATGAATGGCGGGCAAACATAATGTAAGCCTTAAAATCTGATGTAGTTTGTCTTACCCAAAAATACTTTGGTGCGAAATGTAAATTATATTTTCTAGCCTGCTTTGCATCAATTATACTTGCACCAATGTTTCGCTATAAATTCATTATTTTAATACTTTGTTTAAGTTTGGCCAGAACTGTTTTTGCCCAATACGATGACGAAGTACAACCTTATAAAGAACCACAGGGACGTAATAATTGGTATATTGAAGCAGGCGGTGCAGCCCTTTTATGGAGTGCTAATTATGAGAAATACCTGTATCAAAACAGAACAAAGTCTTTAACATGGACAGGCAGGATTGGCTTTGGTTTTTGCCCGATTGAATACAAATTATTAAACAGCGTTTACCTCGAAAAAAATTCTGTGGCCATGCCTTTTACCACGTCTCTTGTATTAGGAAAAGGAAAAGAAAAATTAGAATTAGGTGCTGGTTATACATTAGCTACTAAAAACTTTTTAGAGCGCCAGGTCTTCCCCACTTTTATTGCTGGGTTTAAAGTAATTGATAACAATGGAACTTTGCTTAGAATTAATTATGCCCCACATTACCGCGATGAACAATTTATCAATTGGTTTGGTGTGAGTTTAGGTCGTAATTTTTAGTTTAGTTTTCCTTTTTCTTTCATACTTTTGCATGCTATGCAAAAAACAGTTGCGTTTTATACATTAGGTTGTAAATTAAACTTTTCCGAAACCAGTTCTATTGGCAGGCAGTTAAGTGAGGCAGGTATGCAAAAGGTTGCTTTTGAAGCAGGAGCTGATGTATATGTGGTGAATACCTGCTCCGTAACAGATAATGCAGATAAAAAATGCAAAAAAATAGTAAAAGAAGCTTTACGCCATAATCCGAATGCATTTGTAGCCATAGTAGGCTGTTATGCGCAGCTAAAGCCAAACGAAATAGCTAAAATACCAGGGGTAGACATTGTATTAGGGGCTGCTGAAAAATTCAACATCAATAATTACTTAGAAGATTTAAATAAAAAAGAAGTTGCGGTAGTTAAAGAAGGTAAAATAAAAGAAGTTTTAGATTACCACGCAAGCTACTCCATAGGTGACAGAACACGCTCATTTTTAAAAGTACAAGACGGTTGTGATTATTTTTGTTCGTTTTGCACTATTCCATTGGCTAGAGGTAAAAGCAGAAGCGATACCATAGAAAATACAGTAAAACAAGCTGCTGAAATTGTTAACCAAGGTATAAAAGAAATAGTTTTAACAGGCGTAAATACTGGCGATTTTGGACATGGAACTGAAGAAAACTTTTATTTACTGTTACAAGCTTTAGAGCAGATTGAAGGATTGGAAAGAATACGGATTTCATCAATAGAACCAAACTTACTAACCGATGAAATTATAGAGTTGGTAGCCCAATCAAATAAAATTGTTCCCCATTTTCATATTCCATTGCAAAGCGGAAGCGATAAAATTTTACAATCAATGCGCAGAAGGTATTTAACAGCGTTATATACTTCGCGGGTTCATAAAATTAAGACGTTAATGCCCCATTGCTGTATTGGTGTAGATGTTATAGTGGGTTATCCGGGTGAAGAACATGAAGATTTTATTGATACCTATAATTACTTAAATGAATTAAATATTTCGTACTTGCATGTGTTTACCTATAGCGAGCGTGTAAACACTACAGCTTATAAATTACCGGGTAAAGTACCCAATAGCGAACGTGCAGATAGAAGTAAAATGCTACATATTTTATCAGACAAAAAACGTCTGGCGTTTTATAACGAACATGTTGGTAAAACCTATCCGGTACTTTGGGAGGCAGAAAACGATAACAATATAATGTATGGGTTTACCAGTAACTATATAAAAGTTAAAACTAATTACGATCCTATGTTGGTGAATGAAATAATAGAGGTTGAAATTACTGCCATTGATAACGAAGATATGGTGGCTAAGTGCAAGCTATTACAAATGGTTTATTAGTACGGGCTAATTATACATATTAAAACAAAAAACGCAAGTACTTAAAGTGCTTGCGTTTTTTGTTATGTGTTAAGCCTACTTTAGTTTAAGCCGGCAAGTGTAGCATTGATAGCTTCAAAATTAGGCATGTTGCTCGGAACATCTAATACCTCGGCATATTGAATAATACCTTCTTTGTCAATTACAAATGCAGAACGCTTAGAAACACCGTGCATACCAAAAGCAGGGAATGTTTCGTGAAGGGCATGGTAAGCAGTTGAAGCTGTTTTATTAAAATCCGATAACAAATCAAATGATAAGTTTTGCTCCTCTTTAAATTTACCTAATGTAAATAATGAGTCAACAGAAATAGCAACAACATCAGCGTTGTCGTTTTTATACATGCTAATGCCATCGCGCACTGCGCATAATTGTGCCGTACATACACCGGTAAATGCAAATGGAAAAAAATGTACAATTAAATTTTTATCCTTAAAATCTTCTAGTTTTACTTCTTTTTTGTCAGAGCTAAACAATGAGAAAGAAGGTGCTTTATCGCCTTTTTGTAATGTCATGTTTTATTTGTTTTGTTTATATAATTTGTAACCACAATGGTATAAAAATTGTTTTGAAGAGTTGTTATAAAACCTCCATTATTCGTTTTATCAACCTGAGCTTGTGGCTGTATTTTTTACTTTCATTATTAATAATACCAAAATTATCTATTTTATCAATACGTACTTTGCCACTGGCATGTATAATGGTTTCATTGTCCAGCAAAATACCTACATGCGTAATGCGCCCTTCTTCATTATCAAAAAAGGCTAAATCGCCTAATTTTGCTTCGCTTAAAAAAGCAAGAGTTTGCCCTTGCTCTGCTTGTTGGTATGCATCGCGTTTCAATAAAAAACCATATTGTTTAAATACACTTTGCGTAAATCCGCTACAGTCAATTCCCCAGGCAGTTCGTCCGCCCCAGAGGTAAGTAGTATTTAAAAACTGTTTAGCTATATCAATAAATGGTAAAAACGTTTCTTTGTAATCTAGTTGAAAATGCTGATTGGCAATGGTAAATGATTGGTGTCCATATATACAGCTACCGGCAGGTACCAGCATATTAGTACCATTTATTTGTACACTTAACTGAGGATAGCTTTTAACTATAC is part of the Bacteroidota bacterium genome and harbors:
- a CDS encoding endonuclease yields the protein MLKKFILNISFCLAVIASQAQALLPTGWNFSSPSSTTPPTGWTLNLGTNGNTTYAFGVGDAIACRLDATGENIVINVADKPGTLSYYLSPQNAGNPWGGQFDIQESNDGGTWSIVRSVTSKATTTTNFTNGKYTDVLKQTTRFVRFYYTTKIAGGSASIPGGNMALDSVLITAAPIAATPTIQVSGNTGIIGNNGDYTVGNATSFTFKVKNVGSADTLVIDSINFSGSSASAYAVTNTFPIKVASKDSMLINCTLNTSGNGSRLAAINIFNNDVDKQQFIANLYGIAGSLATEPLFKPVSVTFSNITAYGLNVVLADTATASTENYIVLRKRNGTITEVPVDGQTYQKGDYIGAAQVAYIGQVGSFKPTYILANNNYTFAAFAFNGPSTYENYLTSNFTSSSVQSLAGNAGSYYSSINTSAPTFIADLSAKVNPHDTIFYSNYITTVINNFLTRDTIQGKKVVNCVYTGIAYVYNEPFVWNASNSTGILTREHTRAQSTMPSNTAAQNPSWPRSPSNLELPEYNDQHNLFPADQINANGVRSNYPFGECVTVTSTSPTGKGKLGKDANNNTIYEPKDEQKGDLARALFYMSVCYNGINGNNWSLPSNQGLAVLLKWHQQDPPSEEEIARHEYIASVQHNRNPFIDNPSWANLIDFKTMTLIQNKVLTVNAPNGGENLIAGKTTPVIWLSANITGKVKLEYTTNGTDFNFIDSVNATTGNYSWTIPAVATSTAKIKVSATDNSISDLSNANFTISVPSLQLLTPVATDIWKGNDNKYITWQSAFVDSITIDLKDGSTLLWSIKEAAGKDSFSIAVPDVNANNAKVYITEVNGSLKDSSAAFKIEKSVSVREVSNTTFVVYPNPSNGTIYFNTNMNIRNATYELFDVTGKLMAADNLDKTNAIHIAQKGIYILKASIDEKTIIKKIVVE
- a CDS encoding 3-oxoacyl-ACP synthase, which codes for MSDNIVLINKTTLFTHCKNILLQHIADGEKAMQEAQEAANSEEKSSMGDKYETGRAMSQLARDMNASQVVKNKEELTSLLKLENTPVGKQVIMGSLVYCDTKLFYVSVALGQVSIEAQTVTVISGKAPLAKAMLGKQIGESFTFNNNTFSIQHIA
- a CDS encoding acyl-CoA desaturase; its protein translation is MTKIKFDNKNPEFFNILKQRVENYFESKNIKSTGNYKLYSKTAILLTALALIYIVLVFFTPESALLNVALCIVLGVDLAAIGFNVMHDGAHGSYSTKKWVNEAMSYSLNVMGGSSYLWKQKHNINHHSYTNIEGMDDDIDIKPFIRVHADQDGKWYHRFQHIYGLLLYGLTYLFWVFLNDFKKYFASRISDYTPLRKMDLKEHFIFWITKVGYIGLFLVLPIFFAGLVPTIIGYLITVFVCGLVIAVVFQLAHILEDMDFVDTNGTSMKIETEWAIHQINTTANFATKSRSMTWLLGGLNFQIEHHLFPRISHVHYPQIHKIVKQACEEFNITYKEFPTVASAVRSHLMHLKAMGVAPTIVVAA
- the pdxA gene encoding 4-hydroxythreonine-4-phosphate dehydrogenase PdxA, yielding MSKLPIIGITIGDVNSIAPEIVIKTLSDPRICDYCTPVIYASPKIIGYWKKVIGLPDFFVNIVKSMDQLNTKKVNLISCWEEEVEIKIGDANTTGGKYAFKSLEWATRDLKEGKLDGLITAPLNKNQVNSELLPFKGHTEYLAHELGSHNFLMLLVCEELKVGLVTGHLPIKEVAAKLSTDLILKKIKLLNESLKNDFNCPKPKIAVLGLNPHAGDNGLIGNEEKEIIIPAVNAAQAEGIVAFGPYPADGFFGAKQYEKFDAVLAMYHDQGLIPFKYFAFTDGVNYTAGLNVVRTSPDHGTAYDIAGKGTADESSMRNALYLALDIIARRTDNASLKANPLAFQQFKRERFRMDF